The Deltaproteobacteria bacterium DNA segment ATGACTACGGGGACTACATTACGCTCTACGATCAGTCAGCGACCAAAGCCAATCTGCTTAACACGCTCAAATCGACCGGCGCGAAAGCAACGATCAAGGAAATCGACCTGATTGTCATGCTGCACGGTACGCCGAACGTTTTGGTCTTCCACGAAGGGAACCAGAATATGTCAACCCTCAAGACGGAGATTGTCACTCTCAACCTGAAAGGCAAGCTTCGGATGGTCTATTCGACTACCTGTTTCGGCGAGAGCCATGCGGACGACTTTGTTGCTGCCGGCTTTAATGCGGCAATCGGAGCCGTTGGGGTCAATACCAACGCTGCGGTAGAGTTGCCAGTATTTCTTAATTTCTGGTCGTGGAACTGGCGCCTCCGTGATGCGTTAGCCTCAGCAGAATCCCCCCTTACACGAATCCCTGCGGATGAAGCTGCCAAAGCCTACGCACGCACGAATCATCTCAGTTGGGCCGACGCCGTCAACAGTGACAAAGTGATTCGGGGTGATGGCAATATCAAGATCGATGCCAACGTCTAACTGCCTGTTTTCTTTGTTGGAGGCAAACGATGACGAAACGCAACGTCTTCATTAGTTATCGTCGTGACGATGCGGCGGGCTTTTCTCATGCTATCTATGATCGTCTGGTGGAACATCTGCCCAAGGAGCAGGTGTTCATGGACGTGGTTGGTATAGAGCCAGGCGCAGATTTCGTCACCAAGTTAGAGACCACGGTCGATCGGTGTGATGTGTTGTTGGCCTTGATCGGTAAGCGCTGGGGCGGGGAAGAGCGTAACGGGAAACCGCGCATTCAAGACCCACAGGATTGGGTACATGTAGAGGTGGGAACCGCGCTGCAGCGCGGAGTCAAAGTCATCCCAGTCTTGCTCGACGGAGCGAGTCTTCCACCCGTAGAAAGTTTGCCTGTTGATCTACGTCCGTTGGTGCGGATGAACGCCGCCGATGTGCGGACCAGTCGCCTCAATGCGGATGTGTGGGATTTGACTGGGGCGACGGTGACTGCCCTTGGTG contains these protein-coding regions:
- a CDS encoding toll/interleukin-1 receptor domain-containing protein, which encodes MTKRNVFISYRRDDAAGFSHAIYDRLVEHLPKEQVFMDVVGIEPGADFVTKLETTVDRCDVLLALIGKRWGGEERNGKPRIQDPQDWVHVEVGTALQRGVKVIPVLLDGASLPPVESLPVDLRPLVRMNAADVRTSRLNADVWDLTGATVTALGGKWPPDEPGGKIYAILTGGYAFFAGAVVLFAMLASMFMSSVPTTTVLATLIFVVNTLVLLRLPIHAWVRTLTRQQALRIGAVIHLIGFAVMAANDNSVDGAIVFVFGIVPTAALYLASFAMRRLVRS